Proteins co-encoded in one Corylus avellana chromosome ca9, CavTom2PMs-1.0 genomic window:
- the LOC132162101 gene encoding transcription factor LHW-like isoform X2 has protein sequence MGTTALRQLLKSLCSNSLWKYAVFWKLKHQSSMILTWEDGYCDYPKPREHLDNISDDNYFDDVNEIYSSCCETNERDGGGREYPIGLAVADMSCRQYALGEGVVGEVAYTGSHCWVLSENNFTIEFNSKVVPECPDEWALQFAAGIKTILLVPVLPHGVLQLGSLEWVAEDLAMVAYVRDRFNTLHNVAGINVPFTSKGDILAQTSSLQSLILENLDEPSAIALSQLKADLMAFDCIRPDKNKLSTLNEVVPASTVQNAIQVSGTDLPGILGGESKNLTRVPPNYPIGGPTALHQSINGIQLDMLETKLFGLSCLDKSQAYPQLNNYKMGEFEKRSYGVNPYSTGFTTEQPFGDTSANDTCHKSVGSFTSFPIDSELHEVLGPAFQRHANEYLCDSSFLVEDSCRSSSLICNLDLFDGTQSSWFSKGDDEDYLLQSIVTSVSGCLDDSLTNRYNSVRSATTLSGQCADSFRSPSQSEASALMNDDSAPWSHFRSPFVSGDRSALTSSVSLNNTKSTSVDKKQQEKLNGSVQPRKGTKWSNVSKRRARVDENRRTRPRDRQMIQDRLKELRQLVPDGAKCSIDGLLERAVKHMLHLRSVTEQAEKLRKLANRTELR, from the exons ATGGGGACTACTGCTTTGAGGCAGTTGTTGAAGAGCCTTTGCAGCAATTCGCTTTGGAAATATGCGGTTTTTTGGAAGCTTAAGCACCAGAGCTCGAT GATTTTGACCTGGGAAGATGGGTATTGTGATTATCCAAAACCAAGAGAACATCTGGACAATATATCAGATGacaattattttgatgatgtgAATGAGATATATTCTTCATGCTGTGAAACAAATGAACGTGATGGTGGTGGACGGGAATATCCAATCGGACTAGCGGTAGCTGATATGTCATGTCGTCAGTATGCCTTGGGAGAGGG GGTTGTTGGTGAAGTTGCATATACAGGAAGCCATTGCTGGGTTCTCTCTGAAAATAATTTTACTATCGAATTCAACTCCAAGGTAGTTCCTGAG TGTCCAGATGAATGGGCACTTCAATTTGCAGCAGGTATCAAG ACTATTTTGCTGGTACCTGTTCTTCCACATGGAGTTCTACAGCTAGGCTCATTGGAATGG GTTGCTGAAGATCTGGCCATGGTTGCATATGTTAGAGATAGATTCAACACCCTTCACAATGTTGCAGGGATTAATGTACCTTTTACCTCAAAAGGGGATATTTTAGCTCAAACATCATCACTGCAGTCCCTTATCCTAGAGAACTTAGATGAGCCCTCAGCAATAGCCTTAAGCCAGCTGAAAGCTGATTTGATGGCATTTGACTGCATTAGACCTGATAAAAACAAATTGTCGACATTAAATGAAGTTGTGCCAGCATCAACAGTTCAAAATGCAATTCAGGTATCTGGAACAGATCTTCCAGGAATTCTTGGTGGTGAAAGCAAAAATCTGACTCGTGTTCCACCAAATTACCCCATTGGTGGACCAACTGCTCTGCACCAATCTATAAATGGCATCCAGCTGGATATGTTAGAGACTAAGCTTTTTGGATTGTCCTGTCTGGATAAATCACAGGCTTATCCTCAATTGAACAACTACAAGATGGGGGAATTTGAAAAACGCTCCTATGGAGTCAATCCTTACTCTACAGGATTCACAACAGAACAACCGTTTGGGGACACAAGTGCTAATGATACATGTCATAAAAGTGTAGGCAGTTTCACTAGCTTTCCCATAGATTCTGAGCTGCATGAAGTACTTGGACCAGCTTTTCAGAGACACGCCAATGAATACCTTTGTGACTCATCTTTCTTAGTTGAGGATTCATGTCGCAGCTCAAGTTTAATCTGCAATTTAGATCTCTTTGATGGCACTCAGTCATCATGGTTTTCCAAAGGCGATGATGAGGATTATCTCTTGCAATCTATAGTTACCAGTGTATCTGGCTGTTTAGATGATAGTTTAACTAATAGATATAATAGTGTTAGATCAGCTACAACCTTGTCAGGACAATGTGCGGATTCCTTCCGGTCACCAAGTCAATCTGAAGCAAGTGCCTTAATGAATGATGATTCAGCTCCATGGAGCCATTTCAGGTCCCCATTTGTTTCCGGGGACAGAAGTGCCTTGACTAGCTCAGTTTCTCTCAATAATACGAAGAGTACATCGGTTGATAaaaagcagcaagaaaaactCAACGGCTCTGTGCAGCCTAGGAAGGGAACCAAGTGGTCCAATGTTAGCAAAAGACGAGCCAGAGTTGATGAAAACCGAAGGACAAGACCGAGGGATAGACAAATGATCCAAGATCGGCTCAAGGAGCTCCGACAACTAGTCCCAGATGGTGCAAAG TGTAGCATTGATGGTCTCTTAGAGCGAGCCGTAAAGCATATGCTGCATTTAAGAAGCGTTACTGAGCAGGCCGAAAAACTGAGGAAATTGGCGAATCGAACG GAATTAAGGTGA
- the LOC132162101 gene encoding transcription factor LHW-like isoform X1 — protein MGTTALRQLLKSLCSNSLWKYAVFWKLKHQSSMILTWEDGYCDYPKPREHLDNISDDNYFDDVNEIYSSCCETNERDGGGREYPIGLAVADMSCRQYALGEGVVGEVAYTGSHCWVLSENNFTIEFNSKVVPECPDEWALQFAAGIKTILLVPVLPHGVLQLGSLEWVAEDLAMVAYVRDRFNTLHNVAGINVPFTSKGDILAQTSSLQSLILENLDEPSAIALSQLKADLMAFDCIRPDKNKLSTLNEVVPASTVQNAIQVSGTDLPGILGGESKNLTRVPPNYPIGGPTALHQSINGIQLDMLETKLFGLSCLDKSQAYPQLNNYKMGEFEKRSYGVNPYSTGFTTEQPFGDTSANDTCHKSVGSFTSFPIDSELHEVLGPAFQRHANEYLCDSSFLVEDSCRSSSLICNLDLFDGTQSSWFSKGDDEDYLLQSIVTSVSGCLDDSLTNRYNSVRSATTLSGQCADSFRSPSQSEASALMNDDSAPWSHFRSPFVSGDRSALTSSVSLNNTKSTSVDKKQQEKLNGSVQPRKGTKWSNVSKRRARVDENRRTRPRDRQMIQDRLKELRQLVPDGAKCSIDGLLERAVKHMLHLRSVTEQAEKLRKLANRTVANHENCGSFETKNGGQNGGQNGTSMAFEFGSEHQLCPILVEDLECPGHMLIEMLCNEHGLFLEIAQVIRNLELSILQGTIECHSNNAWAHFIVEVPKGFHRMDVFLRLMLLWQRKTKPITSKC, from the exons ATGGGGACTACTGCTTTGAGGCAGTTGTTGAAGAGCCTTTGCAGCAATTCGCTTTGGAAATATGCGGTTTTTTGGAAGCTTAAGCACCAGAGCTCGAT GATTTTGACCTGGGAAGATGGGTATTGTGATTATCCAAAACCAAGAGAACATCTGGACAATATATCAGATGacaattattttgatgatgtgAATGAGATATATTCTTCATGCTGTGAAACAAATGAACGTGATGGTGGTGGACGGGAATATCCAATCGGACTAGCGGTAGCTGATATGTCATGTCGTCAGTATGCCTTGGGAGAGGG GGTTGTTGGTGAAGTTGCATATACAGGAAGCCATTGCTGGGTTCTCTCTGAAAATAATTTTACTATCGAATTCAACTCCAAGGTAGTTCCTGAG TGTCCAGATGAATGGGCACTTCAATTTGCAGCAGGTATCAAG ACTATTTTGCTGGTACCTGTTCTTCCACATGGAGTTCTACAGCTAGGCTCATTGGAATGG GTTGCTGAAGATCTGGCCATGGTTGCATATGTTAGAGATAGATTCAACACCCTTCACAATGTTGCAGGGATTAATGTACCTTTTACCTCAAAAGGGGATATTTTAGCTCAAACATCATCACTGCAGTCCCTTATCCTAGAGAACTTAGATGAGCCCTCAGCAATAGCCTTAAGCCAGCTGAAAGCTGATTTGATGGCATTTGACTGCATTAGACCTGATAAAAACAAATTGTCGACATTAAATGAAGTTGTGCCAGCATCAACAGTTCAAAATGCAATTCAGGTATCTGGAACAGATCTTCCAGGAATTCTTGGTGGTGAAAGCAAAAATCTGACTCGTGTTCCACCAAATTACCCCATTGGTGGACCAACTGCTCTGCACCAATCTATAAATGGCATCCAGCTGGATATGTTAGAGACTAAGCTTTTTGGATTGTCCTGTCTGGATAAATCACAGGCTTATCCTCAATTGAACAACTACAAGATGGGGGAATTTGAAAAACGCTCCTATGGAGTCAATCCTTACTCTACAGGATTCACAACAGAACAACCGTTTGGGGACACAAGTGCTAATGATACATGTCATAAAAGTGTAGGCAGTTTCACTAGCTTTCCCATAGATTCTGAGCTGCATGAAGTACTTGGACCAGCTTTTCAGAGACACGCCAATGAATACCTTTGTGACTCATCTTTCTTAGTTGAGGATTCATGTCGCAGCTCAAGTTTAATCTGCAATTTAGATCTCTTTGATGGCACTCAGTCATCATGGTTTTCCAAAGGCGATGATGAGGATTATCTCTTGCAATCTATAGTTACCAGTGTATCTGGCTGTTTAGATGATAGTTTAACTAATAGATATAATAGTGTTAGATCAGCTACAACCTTGTCAGGACAATGTGCGGATTCCTTCCGGTCACCAAGTCAATCTGAAGCAAGTGCCTTAATGAATGATGATTCAGCTCCATGGAGCCATTTCAGGTCCCCATTTGTTTCCGGGGACAGAAGTGCCTTGACTAGCTCAGTTTCTCTCAATAATACGAAGAGTACATCGGTTGATAaaaagcagcaagaaaaactCAACGGCTCTGTGCAGCCTAGGAAGGGAACCAAGTGGTCCAATGTTAGCAAAAGACGAGCCAGAGTTGATGAAAACCGAAGGACAAGACCGAGGGATAGACAAATGATCCAAGATCGGCTCAAGGAGCTCCGACAACTAGTCCCAGATGGTGCAAAG TGTAGCATTGATGGTCTCTTAGAGCGAGCCGTAAAGCATATGCTGCATTTAAGAAGCGTTACTGAGCAGGCCGAAAAACTGAGGAAATTGGCGAATCGAACG GTGGCTAACCACGAGAACTGTGGATCATTTGAAACCAAAAATGGTGGTCAAAATGGGGGTCAAAATGGGACTAGCATGGCTTTTGAGTTTGGCAGCGAACATCAGTTATGCCCCATACTCGTGGAAGATCTTGAATGCCCAGGCCACATGCTGATAGAG ATGTTATGCAACGAGCATGGGCTCTTCTTGGAGATTGCCCAGGTGATTCGAAATCTGGAACTCTCCATCTTGCAGGGTACAATCGAATGTCATTCAAACAATGCGTGGGCTCATTTCATTGTTGAG GTTCCCAAGGGCTTCCATAGGATGGATGTTTTCTTGCGTCTGATGCTTCTTTGGCAGCGTAAAACAAAACCCATCACAAGCAAGTGTTGA